In one Bradysia coprophila strain Holo2 unplaced genomic scaffold, BU_Bcop_v1 contig_415, whole genome shotgun sequence genomic region, the following are encoded:
- the LOC119082309 gene encoding putative amidohydrolase YtcJ: MDSNDDEVILFENGSIWQWTDHGSEAKRANWFTVHNNKFKNIGNGDAPHNVRKTATKTINLGGRLVLPGLHDSHIHIYHMGECMQYVDLHGCHSIDELKKRVAEHAIDHPDSKWILGVGWEQDKLTVNGAYPSRYDLDEVVSDRPIFLSRACWHIAVCNTKAMEIAGMNLERNDLDISNGVVDVDENGVPTGVLREDARNLVMDHIQESSDAVRLKYLSAGLRQCLQFGLTAVHTNDFNCWKLYQQLQLQANLPIRVYLTPKHCEIGGTDIPPSGTTEDLLSCDRVKLFSDGSLGAETAALRLPYRGTDNRGVLMESDENLLRKILEAEANGYRVEIHAIGDRAAAQVINAIKMAGIKPERRPILTHCQVLGPDLIESMKQLGIIADIQPSFVVTDTSFARKRLDEGVLPYSYCWKRLMNSNIVCAGGSDAPIETSNPFQGIYDAMFRCEPGAEDCLHIEERLSFEQALLMYTKNGVFTVMKENELGEIRSGFKADFVVLHDDVTKDYERLRNDGLVHSVWVDGIERFNANKDNGTDGVDSGLQFRNSNLGGKNGRMGFCPCCSR; encoded by the exons atGGACAGCAACGACGATGAAGTGATTTTATTTGAGAACGGATCGATTTGGCAATGGACCGACCATGGCTCTGAAGCCAAACGAGCGAATTGGTTCACTGTGCACaataacaaattcaaaaacattGGAAACGGTGATGCCCCACATAATGTACGAAAAACGGCTACAAAAACCATCAACTTGGGCGGAAGGTTGGTGTTACCGGGCTTGCACGACTCCCACATTCACATCTATCATATGGGCGAGTGTATGCAATACGTCGACTTGCATGGATGCCATTCGATCGACGAACTCAAGAAGAGGGTGGCAGAACACGCCATTGATCATCCAGATAGCAAGTGGATTCTCGGTGTCGGTTGGGAACAAGACAAGTTGACAGTGAACGGTGCATATCCATCGAGATATGATTTGGACGAAGTGGTGAGTGATCGGCCAATATTCTTATCGCGAGCCTGTTGGCACATCGCTGTGTGCAACACAAAGGCTATGGAAATCGCCGGCATGAATTTGGAACGGAACGACTTAGATATTTCGAATGGAGTGGTAGATGTCGATGAAAATGGCGTTCCAACTGGTGTACTTCGAGAGGATGCCAGGAATTTGGTGATGGATCACATTCAAGAAAGTTCTGACG CCGTTCGTTTGAAGTACCTCAGTGCTGGCTTGCGGCAATGTCTTCAATTCGGTTTGACAG CTGTCCACACAAATGACTTCAATTGTTGGAAGCTGTACCAGCAGCTGCAATTGCAGGCAAACCTACCGATTCGTGTTTATTTGACACCGAAACATTGTGAAATCGGAGGCACTGATATACCACCGAGCGGAACAACCGAGGATTTGTTAAGCTGCGATCGTGTCAAACTTTTCTCTGACGGAAGTCTGGGCGCA GAAACAGCAGCCCTTCGTTTACCGTATCGTGGAACAGACAATAGAGGTGTACTCATGGAATCTGATGAGAATTTGCTGCGTAAAATATTGGAAGCAGAGGCGAACGGATACCGAGTCGAAATTCATGCGATTG GTGACCGAGCGGCAGCGCAAGTGATCAATGCCATCAAGATGGCTGGAATTAAGCCGGAACGTCGTCCAATTTTGACACATTGTCAGGTTCTGGGCCCCGATCTAATCGAGAGTATGAAACAACTCGGAATAATTGCCGACATTCAGCCGTCATTCGTTGTCACAGACACATCGTTCGCACGTAAACGTTTAGACGAAGGTGTACTGCCGTACTCGTACTGCTGGAAGCGACTAATGAACTCAAACATCGTGTGTGCGGGCGGAAGTGATGCGCCGATCGAGACGAGCAATCCCTTCCAAGGCATCTACGATGCTATGTTTAGATGCGAACCAGGTGCCGAAGATTGTTTGCATATTGAAGAACGACTCAGCTTTGAACAAGCTCTGCTCATGTACACCAAGAACGGCGTTTTCACCGTTATGAAGGAAAATGAACTGGGCGAAATTCGATCCGGATTCAAagcggattttgttgttttgcacGATGATGTGACTAAAGATTATGAGAGGCTACGGAATGATGGATTAGTGCACAGCGTTTGGGTGGACGGCATTGAACGGTTCAATGCCAATAAGGACAATGGAACAGATGGCGTTGATTCAGGACTGCAATTTCGTAATAGCAATTTGGGTGGCAAAAATGGACGAATGGGATTTTGTCCCTGTTGTTCGAGGTAA